One region of Deltaproteobacteria bacterium genomic DNA includes:
- a CDS encoding calcium/sodium antiporter: MILNLLFCLVGFVMLYFGAEWLVKGSSSLARSLGVTPIVIGLTVVAFGTSAPELVVSLVSSIQGKSMIAVGNVVGSNICNIALVLGLAAVFQPITSDRSVIKRDIPIMLGISLYLIILTLDSKLVRIEGAALFGGIILYTFFNYYLARKADNPESIGGSVAAVSEAEDIVYITSRQKQIVLIVLGIIGVVAGAQIVVESAVKIMTILGVSEKFIGLTIVAFGTSLPELATSVVAALRKEMDISIGNLVGSNVFNIMSVLGVASLVRPISIPGGFFESGLVIDYLVMMFISFLPWLIMRKTFTITRKGGILLLFCYGGYLTYLIMKL; the protein is encoded by the coding sequence ATGATACTTAATCTGTTATTTTGTCTTGTCGGATTTGTGATGCTTTACTTTGGAGCTGAATGGCTTGTAAAAGGATCCTCGAGCCTTGCACGCAGTCTCGGCGTAACACCGATTGTCATCGGTTTGACAGTAGTTGCCTTCGGGACTTCCGCACCCGAGCTGGTGGTGAGTCTTGTTTCCTCTATTCAAGGTAAGAGCATGATCGCCGTGGGAAACGTGGTGGGGAGCAACATCTGTAATATTGCCCTCGTACTCGGTCTGGCAGCAGTATTTCAGCCCATCACCAGTGATAGGTCGGTCATCAAGCGAGACATCCCGATCATGCTCGGTATATCCCTGTATCTCATCATACTCACCCTCGATTCAAAACTCGTGAGAATTGAGGGGGCTGCCCTATTTGGCGGGATCATCCTCTACACCTTTTTCAATTATTATCTTGCCAGGAAGGCTGATAACCCGGAATCCATTGGGGGGTCCGTAGCTGCGGTGTCTGAAGCGGAAGATATCGTATATATCACCTCCAGGCAAAAGCAGATTGTCTTGATCGTGCTAGGAATTATAGGCGTTGTGGCCGGGGCTCAGATTGTGGTCGAATCCGCTGTAAAGATTATGACAATACTCGGTGTCAGTGAAAAGTTCATCGGTCTTACAATCGTAGCCTTTGGAACTTCTCTACCGGAACTGGCAACTTCTGTGGTGGCCGCTTTGCGGAAGGAGATGGACATAAGCATTGGCAATCTGGTGGGAAGCAACGTCTTCAATATAATGAGTGTGCTCGGGGTGGCATCCCTAGTAAGGCCGATTTCCATTCCAGGCGGGTTCTTTGAGAGCGGCCTGGTGATTGATTATCTGGTTATGATGTTTATTAGTTTTTTACCGTGGCTGATAATGAGAAAGACCTTCACTATTACACGCAAAGGGGGCATTCTTCTGTTATTCTGCTACGGGGGATACCTAACCTATCTTATAATGAAATTATAG
- a CDS encoding sulfite exporter TauE/SafE family protein translates to MDDEEKIMGWEVARDLEKEKTTILARFIPEWRQVRAALGGIFVFSLVFLLGIWLAGNPFEATQRIPSDIIIAKGWVDSNQWGIFWGVLLLAMFFEFMDASAGMGFGTALTPLLLVLGFDPKQIVPVVMIQQGAAGIVGAFLHREFENVEWKFKPMSETIKLWLIIALVGCVAVAFSIIATYALFKVGKVWIKLYVAILLLMMGVISVIQARKERPYKPKRMFGFAALAGFNKGVGGGGYGPVVTIGGLISGVPVKSMLAVTAICEGTVSAFAIIVWLALLTSGVTIDYVLLPTMMLATMFSAVAAPYMTRVFPEKLWKIVVPSYCIVVAAICFWKIIPDLIAKLSG, encoded by the coding sequence ATGGATGATGAGGAAAAAATTATGGGTTGGGAGGTTGCTCGGGACCTTGAAAAGGAAAAGACCACCATACTGGCGAGGTTTATTCCTGAGTGGAGACAGGTAAGGGCGGCTCTTGGCGGTATATTCGTTTTTTCCCTTGTTTTTTTACTTGGAATCTGGCTGGCGGGCAATCCTTTTGAGGCCACTCAAAGAATCCCATCTGATATTATTATTGCCAAAGGATGGGTGGACAGTAATCAATGGGGCATCTTCTGGGGTGTTTTATTGCTGGCCATGTTTTTTGAGTTTATGGACGCTTCGGCCGGTATGGGATTCGGAACCGCCCTGACCCCGCTGCTGCTGGTCTTAGGGTTTGATCCGAAACAGATCGTTCCCGTGGTGATGATCCAGCAGGGTGCTGCCGGCATTGTGGGCGCTTTTTTGCACAGAGAGTTTGAAAACGTGGAATGGAAATTCAAACCCATGTCAGAGACCATCAAGTTATGGTTGATCATTGCCTTGGTTGGATGTGTGGCCGTGGCCTTTTCCATAATCGCGACATACGCCTTATTTAAGGTGGGGAAAGTCTGGATCAAGCTCTATGTAGCCATACTCCTTCTGATGATGGGAGTTATTTCCGTTATTCAGGCCAGAAAAGAGCGGCCCTACAAACCCAAGCGAATGTTTGGATTCGCGGCATTAGCAGGATTTAATAAAGGGGTCGGAGGCGGCGGATACGGACCTGTGGTGACTATAGGCGGCCTTATCTCCGGCGTTCCTGTTAAAAGCATGCTGGCCGTCACAGCCATATGCGAAGGGACGGTCAGCGCCTTTGCGATTATCGTTTGGCTGGCCCTCTTGACTTCAGGTGTAACCATTGATTACGTCTTGCTTCCGACAATGATGCTCGCCACCATGTTTTCTGCCGTAGCCGCGCCATATATGACACGGGTCTTTCCTGAAAAATTATGGAAAATCGTGGTACCGTCTTACTGCATCGTCGTGGCGGCCATCTGCTTCTGGAAAATAATCCCGGACCTTATCGCCAAATTGTCAGGTTAA
- a CDS encoding response regulator has product MNKQIRVLIVDDEEPFALNLARILVSRDFDVTTAFSGFKAVDTVRDEDDFDVIILDVKMPGMDGVATLKEIKKLSPDTEVIMLTGHATLDSGIQAIREGAYDYLMKPCDIEDLAEKIREAYGVESIKRHPVLWPRNKVEEIIRFSFKKLAPEDPLVRALDLFGQESGETTAETLFILDSEDRLQGLVSKRDLIDEAQKAHPELSLTWTGLSQHPEWLPRKRLIEIMRPETMTTYPEESLTDAAFRMIKSNIRSIPVVKEGKTVGIVRMRDIFQYIEHEIE; this is encoded by the coding sequence TTGAATAAGCAAATTCGCGTTTTGATTGTGGATGATGAAGAGCCGTTTGCCTTGAATTTGGCCAGGATATTAGTATCCAGAGACTTTGATGTAACCACGGCCTTTAGCGGTTTTAAGGCCGTGGATACCGTAAGAGACGAAGATGATTTTGATGTGATTATTCTCGACGTCAAAATGCCTGGTATGGACGGGGTAGCCACGCTAAAGGAGATTAAAAAGTTGAGCCCTGACACTGAGGTGATTATGCTTACCGGACATGCCACACTGGATTCCGGGATTCAGGCCATACGGGAGGGCGCATACGATTACCTGATGAAACCCTGCGATATAGAGGACCTGGCTGAAAAAATAAGGGAGGCGTATGGTGTAGAAAGCATCAAACGTCATCCTGTGCTGTGGCCCAGGAACAAGGTTGAAGAAATTATTCGGTTTTCTTTCAAAAAATTGGCGCCAGAAGACCCCCTTGTCAGAGCCTTAGACCTGTTCGGCCAGGAGAGCGGGGAGACAACGGCGGAAACATTATTCATTCTGGACAGTGAAGATCGGCTTCAGGGGCTTGTCTCCAAGCGGGACTTGATTGATGAAGCGCAAAAGGCGCATCCTGAACTTTCTCTGACATGGACCGGTCTTAGCCAGCATCCGGAGTGGCTGCCCCGCAAAAGGCTGATCGAAATCATGCGTCCTGAAACCATGACCACCTATCCCGAAGAAAGCCTCACCGATGCCGCCTTTCGGATGATTAAGAGTAATATTCGAAGTATACCCGTTGTCAAGGAAGGAAAAACGGTAGGGATTGTCAGGATGCGTGATATTTTTCAATATATAGAACATGAAATAGAATAA